In Burkholderia savannae, one genomic interval encodes:
- a CDS encoding CpaF family protein, protein MFGRRVSSSFVPGASRDAREFADAAAPGACADATTADAGGRSHAQDEARAPRANSPADARQGSGAPPAAPPAPRDDRDNADHRDHRDDHDDHDDRDDRDDRDGHAQDRHEALIRSETFKTIRAVVFSSMNMSAALMMSRAEVREGIEQTAADVIARERLTVTLAEQALIVDEILNDMFGVGPIEPLLADERVTDILVNGPDQVYVERAGKLELTPLKFRDNAHVINVAQRIAAAVGRRVDESSPMVDARLADGSRVNVVLPPIAIRGASISIRKFAKRNITLARMAQQGNLSQPMVEVLKIASACRLNIVISGGTGSGKTTLLNALSHFIDSHERIVTIEDAAELQLQQPHVVSLETRPENSEGLGGVSQRDLVRNALRMRPDRIILGETRGPEAFDVLQAMNTGHDGSMTTIHANTPRDAITRLESMVMMANGNLPLMSIRRQIASAVHMILQIERMRDGVRRVTRVTEIAGMEGDVVITQDLFAFRYDASAFQEQVHGMFESSSLRPAFAQRAAYYGLEGALLGALQP, encoded by the coding sequence ATGTTCGGCCGGCGCGTTTCGTCTTCGTTCGTTCCCGGCGCGAGCCGCGACGCGCGCGAGTTCGCGGACGCCGCCGCGCCCGGCGCCTGCGCCGACGCGACGACGGCCGACGCCGGCGGCCGGTCGCACGCGCAAGACGAGGCCCGCGCGCCGCGCGCGAATTCGCCCGCCGACGCGCGGCAGGGAAGCGGCGCGCCGCCCGCGGCCCCGCCTGCGCCGCGTGACGATCGCGACAATGCCGACCATCGCGACCATCGCGACGATCACGACGATCACGACGATCGCGACGATCGCGACGATCGCGACGGTCACGCGCAAGACCGCCACGAGGCGCTGATCCGCTCGGAGACGTTCAAGACGATCCGCGCGGTCGTGTTCTCGTCGATGAACATGTCGGCCGCGCTGATGATGTCGCGCGCGGAGGTGCGCGAAGGCATCGAGCAGACGGCCGCCGACGTGATCGCGCGCGAGCGCCTCACCGTGACGCTCGCCGAGCAGGCGCTCATCGTCGACGAGATCCTCAACGACATGTTCGGCGTCGGCCCGATCGAGCCGCTCCTCGCGGACGAGCGCGTGACCGACATTCTCGTGAACGGGCCCGATCAGGTGTACGTCGAGCGCGCGGGCAAGCTCGAGCTCACGCCGCTCAAGTTTCGCGACAACGCACACGTGATCAACGTCGCGCAGCGCATCGCCGCGGCGGTCGGGCGGCGCGTCGACGAGAGCAGCCCGATGGTCGACGCGCGGCTCGCGGACGGCAGCCGCGTGAACGTCGTGCTGCCGCCGATCGCGATTCGCGGCGCGTCGATCTCGATCCGCAAGTTCGCGAAGCGCAACATCACGCTCGCGCGGATGGCGCAGCAGGGCAACCTGTCGCAGCCGATGGTCGAGGTGCTGAAGATCGCGAGCGCGTGCCGCCTCAACATCGTGATCTCGGGCGGCACGGGCTCGGGCAAGACGACGCTGCTCAACGCGCTGTCGCACTTCATCGATTCGCACGAGCGCATCGTGACGATCGAGGACGCGGCCGAGCTGCAGTTGCAGCAGCCGCACGTGGTGAGCCTCGAGACCCGCCCGGAAAACAGCGAGGGGCTGGGCGGCGTGTCGCAGCGCGATCTCGTGCGCAACGCGCTGCGCATGCGCCCCGACCGGATCATCCTCGGCGAGACGCGCGGCCCCGAGGCGTTCGACGTGCTGCAGGCGATGAACACGGGCCACGACGGCTCGATGACGACGATCCACGCGAACACGCCGCGCGACGCGATCACGCGCCTCGAAAGCATGGTGATGATGGCCAACGGCAACCTGCCGCTCATGTCGATCCGCCGCCAGATCGCGAGCGCGGTGCACATGATCCTGCAGATCGAGCGGATGCGCGATGGCGTGCGGCGCGTCACGCGCGTGACCGAGATCGCCGGGATGGAGGGCGACGTCGTGATCACGCAGGATCTGTTCGCGTTCCGCTACGACGCGAGCGCGTTCCAGGAGCAGGTGCACGGCATGTTCGAATCGTCGTCGCTGCGTCCGGCGTTCGCGCAGCGCGCCGCGTATTACGGGCTCGAGGGCGCGCTGCTCGGCGCGTTGCAGCCGTGA
- a CDS encoding AAA family ATPase, whose product MGAFDLMSGASRAKDLRAAASGARLIAIVADPASDEVIRNLIVDQAMAGAHVARGSIDDAIALMRDLAHGPQHLIVDVSGAAMPLSDLARLADVCDPSVNVIVVGEHNDVGLFRNMLRVGVRDYLVKPLTVELVHRALSAADPGAAARTGKAIGFVGARGGVGVTSIAVSLARHLAERTRRRVAYVDLDCHGGAACSMFGVVSNQGLVELLQNPQRLDAQLINQAMVAQSDRLFVLSAELPYDSEPPLRAGAIAGLVGALRHQFHYVLLDLPERAGRLVDDALAACANVYIVADRSVHAAREAARLLRHAEARDGGAHASLILNNAQQPVRGRVEAADFARAVGRASMLELPYEPQTLAVAENLGAALDAARGGAFAAGIVALAQGLTGADAAPAERRPWYARLAGARGRR is encoded by the coding sequence ATGGGCGCATTCGACCTGATGAGCGGCGCGTCGCGCGCGAAAGACCTGCGCGCGGCGGCGAGCGGCGCGCGCCTGATCGCGATCGTCGCCGACCCGGCAAGCGACGAAGTGATCCGCAATCTGATCGTCGATCAGGCGATGGCGGGCGCGCACGTCGCGCGCGGCTCGATCGACGACGCGATCGCGCTGATGCGCGATCTCGCGCACGGGCCGCAGCACCTGATCGTCGACGTGTCGGGCGCGGCGATGCCGCTGTCCGATCTCGCGCGGCTCGCCGACGTCTGCGATCCGTCGGTGAACGTGATCGTGGTCGGCGAGCACAACGACGTCGGCCTGTTCCGCAACATGCTGCGCGTCGGCGTGCGCGACTATCTCGTCAAGCCGCTGACCGTCGAGCTCGTGCATCGCGCGCTGAGCGCGGCCGATCCGGGCGCGGCCGCGCGCACGGGCAAGGCGATCGGCTTCGTCGGCGCGCGCGGCGGCGTCGGCGTGACGAGCATCGCGGTCTCGCTCGCGCGCCATCTCGCGGAGCGCACGCGCCGCCGCGTCGCGTATGTCGATCTCGACTGCCACGGCGGCGCGGCGTGCTCGATGTTCGGCGTCGTCAGCAACCAGGGGCTCGTCGAGCTGCTGCAGAATCCGCAGCGGCTCGATGCGCAACTGATCAACCAGGCGATGGTCGCGCAGAGCGACCGGCTGTTCGTGCTGTCGGCCGAGCTGCCGTACGACAGCGAGCCGCCGCTGCGCGCGGGCGCGATCGCGGGGCTCGTCGGCGCGCTCAGGCATCAGTTCCATTACGTGCTGCTCGACCTGCCGGAACGCGCGGGGCGGCTCGTCGACGACGCGCTCGCCGCGTGCGCGAACGTCTACATCGTCGCCGACCGCTCGGTGCATGCGGCGCGCGAGGCGGCCCGGCTGTTGCGCCATGCGGAGGCCCGCGACGGCGGCGCGCACGCGTCGCTGATTCTCAACAACGCGCAGCAACCGGTGCGCGGCCGCGTCGAGGCGGCCGATTTCGCGCGCGCGGTCGGGCGCGCGTCGATGCTCGAGCTGCCGTACGAGCCGCAGACGCTCGCCGTCGCGGAGAACCTCGGCGCGGCGCTCGACGCGGCGCGCGGCGGTGCGTTCGCGGCCGGCATCGTCGCGCTCGCGCAAGGGCTGACGGGCGCGGATGCGGCGCCCGCCGAACGCCGGCCGTGGTACGCGCGGCTCGCCGGCGCGCGCGGGAGGCGGTGA
- a CDS encoding CpaD family pilus assembly lipoprotein: MTPQDSVSRRHSMAIRSEPKPRRRAHGAHGAHRARRAAAACAAAALAALAGCMSGHPPYGMPDASAIGYDARTGLARAPDCAALEQRSQMIDAGGARPGVSFGCATYGNLAAMLARPADLVAPLPYAGADAALGASAVRRYDEGRTTPLNATSTTTAVTH; encoded by the coding sequence CTGACGCCGCAAGACAGCGTTTCACGGAGGCATTCGATGGCGATTCGATCGGAACCCAAGCCGCGCCGCCGCGCGCACGGCGCACACGGCGCGCACCGCGCTCGCCGAGCGGCGGCGGCGTGCGCGGCGGCGGCGCTCGCGGCGCTCGCCGGCTGCATGTCCGGCCATCCGCCGTACGGGATGCCGGACGCGTCGGCGATCGGCTACGACGCGCGCACCGGGCTCGCGCGCGCGCCCGACTGCGCGGCGCTCGAGCAGCGCTCGCAGATGATCGACGCGGGCGGCGCGCGGCCCGGCGTGAGCTTCGGCTGCGCGACCTACGGCAACCTCGCGGCGATGCTCGCGCGCCCCGCCGATCTCGTCGCGCCGCTGCCTTACGCGGGCGCGGACGCGGCGCTCGGCGCGAGCGCGGTGCGCCGCTACGACGAAGGCCGGACGACGCCGCTCAACGCGACGTCGACGACCACCGCCGTCACGCATTGA
- a CDS encoding type II and III secretion system protein family protein, with translation MMSVIDAIGVRQTASAAPHALRARTRTHARRRNAAAALLWLAAALCTSAALRPARAAEPARVLAVPAGGGEMVKLPEPAVAVFVADPDVADVHVPTSQAVFVLGKKAGTTTLFALGANNRTILRETVVVDVDTPSLQRILDARFPQLHLTLAGAPGSLMVSGRVPSASDADAVMETLKPYLRQQESLVNRLALERPIQVHLRVRITEVDRNVTQQLGINWSALGSSGNFVGGLFNGRTLFDTTSKAFDLSPSGAFSVLGGFHTSRYSIDGVLDALDQEGLITMLAEPNLTAISGQTASFLAGGEFPVPVAQDTTGAITIQFKPYGVSLDFTPTVLADNRISLKVRPEVSEIDPTNSVTTGSVKVPALTVRRVDTTVELSSGQSFAIGGLLQSKSSDVLAELPGLSRLPVLGKLFSSRNYLNDKTEVVVIVTPYIVQPANPGELRDALDDVTRPSSDIEFVLQRSLGIDPLGGDAPRLAGPAGFVY, from the coding sequence ATGATGAGTGTGATCGACGCGATCGGCGTGCGGCAAACGGCTTCGGCGGCGCCGCACGCGCTGCGTGCGCGAACGCGCACGCACGCGCGACGACGCAATGCGGCCGCCGCGCTGTTATGGCTCGCCGCGGCGCTCTGCACGAGCGCCGCGCTTCGGCCCGCGCGCGCGGCCGAGCCCGCGCGCGTGCTCGCCGTGCCCGCGGGCGGCGGCGAGATGGTGAAGCTGCCGGAGCCCGCGGTTGCGGTGTTCGTCGCGGACCCGGACGTCGCCGACGTGCACGTGCCGACGTCGCAGGCCGTGTTCGTGCTCGGCAAGAAGGCCGGCACGACGACGCTCTTCGCGCTCGGCGCGAACAACCGGACGATCCTGCGCGAGACCGTCGTCGTCGACGTCGACACGCCGTCGCTGCAGCGCATCCTCGACGCGCGCTTCCCGCAACTGCATCTGACGCTCGCGGGCGCGCCGGGCTCGCTGATGGTGAGCGGCCGCGTGCCGAGCGCATCCGACGCGGACGCCGTGATGGAGACGCTCAAGCCTTATCTGCGCCAGCAGGAATCGCTCGTGAACCGGCTGGCGCTCGAGAGGCCGATTCAGGTGCATCTGCGCGTGCGGATCACCGAGGTCGACCGCAACGTCACGCAGCAGCTCGGCATCAACTGGAGCGCGCTCGGCTCGAGCGGCAATTTCGTCGGCGGGCTGTTCAACGGCCGCACGCTGTTCGACACGACGTCGAAGGCGTTCGATCTGTCGCCGTCGGGCGCGTTCTCGGTGCTGGGCGGCTTTCACACGTCGCGCTACTCGATCGACGGCGTGCTCGACGCGCTCGACCAGGAGGGCCTCATCACGATGCTCGCCGAGCCGAACCTGACCGCGATCTCCGGCCAGACCGCGAGCTTTCTCGCGGGCGGCGAGTTCCCGGTTCCGGTCGCGCAGGACACGACGGGCGCGATCACGATCCAGTTCAAGCCTTACGGCGTGTCGCTCGACTTCACGCCGACCGTGCTCGCCGACAACCGGATCAGCCTCAAGGTGCGCCCGGAAGTGAGCGAAATCGATCCGACCAACAGCGTGACGACGGGCAGCGTCAAGGTGCCGGCGCTCACGGTGCGGCGCGTCGACACGACGGTCGAGCTGTCGAGCGGGCAGAGCTTCGCAATCGGCGGGCTGCTGCAGAGCAAGAGCAGCGACGTGCTCGCCGAGCTGCCGGGGCTCTCGCGGCTGCCGGTGCTCGGCAAGCTGTTCTCGTCGCGCAATTATCTGAACGACAAGACGGAAGTGGTCGTGATCGTCACGCCGTACATCGTGCAGCCCGCGAATCCGGGCGAGCTGCGCGACGCGCTCGATGACGTCACGCGGCCGAGCAGCGATATCGAGTTCGTGCTGCAACGCTCGCTCGGCATCGATCCGCTCGGCGGCGACGCGCCGCGGCTCGCGGGACCGGCGGGATTCGTCTACTGA
- the cpaB gene encoding Flp pilus assembly protein CpaB produces the protein MSHFLKLAGLLLVAVVGAFLFRALYVAASRPRPAAPPQQVRVRVAAADLPAGLLLRDADLGWKTMARGEAPAGALIDGDARGNGASAAADASAAAAGDLKGDLLRHPARAGAPLGPADVISPSAPGFLAAALKPGMRAISVAIDDVSGNAGLIQPGDYVDVLLTQQLAAPGGASVAPERAVESETIVARVRVLAVGSAFQRPKDDAAQPNTRARTVTFEVSSHDAQVVAVGAHLGALSLALRSFATADRGAGAAPSPEPPAPPVWAGDVSRALRAETPAATPALPRRIGAAHAGGERQVLVYRGSKQGDAAGAGAGAPLPSGTPPIPTLPPLPGAASPSGGARPAA, from the coding sequence ATGTCCCATTTCCTCAAGCTCGCCGGCCTGCTTCTCGTCGCCGTGGTCGGCGCGTTCCTGTTTCGCGCGTTGTATGTCGCGGCGTCCCGGCCGCGCCCGGCCGCGCCGCCGCAACAGGTGCGCGTGCGCGTTGCGGCCGCCGATCTCCCGGCCGGCCTGCTGCTGCGCGACGCCGATCTCGGCTGGAAGACGATGGCCCGCGGCGAGGCGCCCGCCGGCGCGCTGATCGACGGCGATGCGCGCGGCAACGGCGCGAGCGCGGCCGCCGATGCGAGCGCGGCGGCGGCGGGCGATCTGAAGGGCGATCTGCTGCGCCATCCGGCGCGCGCGGGTGCGCCACTCGGCCCCGCCGACGTGATTTCGCCGAGCGCGCCCGGGTTTCTCGCGGCCGCGCTCAAGCCCGGCATGCGTGCGATCTCGGTCGCGATCGACGACGTGTCGGGCAATGCGGGCCTCATTCAACCGGGCGACTACGTCGACGTGCTGCTCACGCAGCAGCTCGCCGCGCCGGGCGGCGCGAGCGTCGCCCCGGAGCGCGCGGTCGAGTCGGAGACGATCGTCGCGCGCGTGCGCGTGCTCGCGGTGGGCTCCGCGTTCCAGCGTCCGAAGGACGACGCCGCGCAGCCGAACACGCGTGCGCGCACGGTGACGTTCGAGGTGAGCTCGCACGATGCGCAGGTGGTCGCGGTCGGCGCGCATCTGGGGGCGCTGTCGCTCGCGTTGCGCAGCTTCGCGACGGCCGATCGCGGCGCGGGCGCCGCGCCGTCGCCCGAGCCGCCCGCGCCGCCCGTGTGGGCGGGCGACGTGTCGCGTGCGCTGCGCGCCGAGACGCCCGCCGCGACGCCCGCGCTGCCGCGCCGCATCGGCGCCGCGCATGCGGGGGGCGAGCGGCAGGTGCTCGTCTATCGCGGCTCGAAGCAGGGCGATGCGGCGGGCGCCGGCGCGGGCGCGCCGCTGCCGAGCGGCACACCGCCGATCCCGACGCTGCCGCCGCTGCCGGGCGCGGCGAGCCCGTCGGGCGGCGCGCGTCCGGCGGCATGA
- a CDS encoding prepilin peptidase, translating into MILPLKLVASWTLASLALADLRTRRLATCAVALVGALYCAQALAGVPGDGGFAAHAALGALAFVLGASMFRLGWIAGGDVKLAAAVFLWAGPAYAWPVAFAIGTGGLAVGAVCVAAARAPHRLAWFAPARGVPYGVALAAGGLVAVWAPAACRLPACAG; encoded by the coding sequence ATGATTCTCCCGCTCAAGCTCGTCGCCAGTTGGACGCTCGCGTCGCTCGCGCTCGCCGATCTGCGCACGCGGCGGCTCGCCACGTGCGCGGTCGCGCTCGTCGGCGCGCTGTATTGCGCGCAAGCGCTCGCGGGCGTGCCGGGCGACGGCGGCTTCGCCGCGCATGCGGCGCTCGGCGCGCTCGCTTTCGTGCTGGGCGCATCGATGTTCCGCCTCGGCTGGATCGCCGGAGGCGACGTCAAGCTGGCGGCCGCGGTGTTTCTTTGGGCGGGCCCCGCTTACGCATGGCCGGTCGCGTTCGCGATCGGCACGGGCGGTCTCGCCGTCGGCGCGGTGTGCGTCGCGGCTGCGCGCGCGCCGCATCGGCTCGCGTGGTTCGCGCCGGCGCGCGGCGTTCCGTACGGCGTCGCGCTCGCGGCGGGCGGTCTTGTCGCCGTGTGGGCGCCCGCCGCATGCCGGCTGCCCGCATGCGCCGGATGA
- a CDS encoding Flp family type IVb pilin, producing MLRFIQSLLRDERGVSALEYSVLAGIVVVAVAAAGAIFGGGSGLPELFQNMITKVTSVQTNGH from the coding sequence ATGCTGCGTTTCATCCAATCGCTCTTGCGCGACGAGCGCGGGGTCAGCGCACTCGAATATTCGGTGCTGGCCGGCATCGTGGTTGTGGCAGTCGCTGCGGCAGGCGCCATTTTCGGCGGCGGTTCCGGTCTGCCGGAACTGTTTCAGAACATGATCACCAAGGTGACGAGCGTACAGACCAACGGCCATTGA
- a CDS encoding ABC transporter permease — MSASTNTRIEPPVRDEYEVALAPVACAAGARAGDASAAGENGGVAAPLVRRSTIARLRESGWLRKALIALVLIAGWEIAARAIDNDLLLPTFTATALAFAQGIANGELPAKIAASLSVLLRGYALGVASAFLLSALAATTRVGRDLLTMLTAMFNPLPSIALLPLALLWFGLGTGSLLFVLVHAVLWPLALNTFAGFQAVPATLRMVGRNYGLTGVRHVVAILIPAALPSILAGLRVGWAFAWRTLIAAELVFGASAGGGGLGWYIFQNRNELYTDRVFAGLAAVIVIGLVVEHGVFDALERATVRRWGVHAQ; from the coding sequence ATGAGCGCGAGTACGAATACGCGAATCGAGCCGCCCGTGCGCGACGAGTACGAGGTCGCGCTCGCGCCGGTTGCCTGCGCGGCGGGCGCTCGAGCCGGCGATGCGTCAGCCGCGGGCGAAAACGGTGGAGTCGCCGCGCCGCTCGTGCGGCGTTCGACGATTGCGCGTCTGCGTGAGTCCGGATGGCTGCGCAAGGCGCTGATCGCGCTCGTGCTGATCGCCGGATGGGAAATCGCCGCGCGCGCGATCGACAACGATCTGCTGCTGCCGACCTTCACCGCGACCGCGCTCGCCTTTGCTCAGGGCATCGCGAACGGCGAGTTGCCGGCGAAGATCGCGGCGTCGCTGTCGGTGCTGTTGCGCGGCTACGCGCTCGGCGTCGCGAGCGCGTTCTTGCTGAGCGCGCTCGCGGCGACGACGCGCGTCGGCCGTGATCTTCTGACGATGCTGACCGCGATGTTCAATCCGCTGCCGTCGATCGCGTTGCTGCCGCTCGCATTGCTGTGGTTCGGCCTCGGCACGGGCAGCCTGCTGTTCGTGCTCGTGCATGCGGTGCTTTGGCCGCTCGCGCTGAACACGTTCGCGGGATTTCAGGCGGTGCCCGCGACGCTCAGGATGGTCGGCCGCAACTACGGGCTGACGGGCGTGCGCCACGTGGTCGCGATCCTGATTCCGGCCGCGCTGCCGTCGATTCTCGCGGGGCTGCGGGTCGGCTGGGCGTTCGCGTGGCGCACGCTGATCGCGGCCGAGCTCGTGTTCGGCGCGAGCGCGGGCGGCGGCGGGCTCGGCTGGTACATTTTCCAGAACCGCAACGAGCTCTATACCGATCGCGTGTTCGCCGGGCTCGCCGCGGTGATCGTGATCGGGCTCGTCGTCGAGCATGGCGTGTTCGATGCACTCGAGCGCGCGACCGTCAGGCGCTGGGGCGTTCACGCGCAGTAG
- a CDS encoding ABC transporter ATP-binding protein has translation MAAEPSTLFSNPADAARGQATSGKLLAVDRVTLEYRSRERAVRATQQVSFDVYGADRFVLLGPSGCGKSTLLKAIAGFVAPAEGTITLAGEPVRGPGADRIVVFQEFDQLPPWKTVLENVAFALRAAKKLPRGEAAERARAALDKVGLAAFADAYPHTLSGGMKQRVAIARALAMQPRVLLMDEPFAALDALTRRRMQHELLRLWDDARFTLLFVTHSIEEALVIGNRILLLSPHPGRVRAELNSHRFDERSVACADFQQMAGRIHRLLFDEQGAPA, from the coding sequence GTGGCGGCAGAACCGTCAACCCTGTTTTCAAATCCGGCCGACGCGGCGCGCGGGCAGGCGACGAGCGGCAAGCTGCTCGCCGTCGATCGCGTGACGCTCGAATATCGCAGCCGCGAGCGCGCCGTGCGCGCGACGCAGCAGGTCAGCTTCGATGTCTACGGCGCGGATCGCTTCGTGCTGCTGGGGCCGTCCGGATGCGGCAAGTCGACGTTGCTGAAGGCGATCGCGGGCTTCGTCGCCCCCGCCGAAGGCACGATCACGCTCGCCGGCGAACCGGTGCGCGGGCCGGGCGCCGATCGGATCGTCGTGTTCCAGGAATTCGATCAACTGCCGCCGTGGAAGACGGTGCTCGAGAACGTGGCGTTTGCGCTGCGCGCCGCGAAGAAGCTGCCGCGCGGCGAGGCCGCCGAGCGCGCGCGTGCGGCGCTCGACAAGGTGGGCCTCGCCGCGTTCGCCGACGCCTATCCGCACACGCTGTCGGGCGGGATGAAGCAGCGTGTCGCAATCGCGCGCGCGCTCGCGATGCAGCCGCGCGTGCTGTTGATGGACGAGCCGTTCGCCGCGCTCGACGCGCTCACGCGCCGGCGCATGCAGCACGAACTGCTGCGGCTGTGGGACGACGCGCGCTTCACGCTGCTGTTCGTCACGCATTCGATCGAGGAGGCGCTCGTGATCGGCAACCGTATCCTGTTGCTGTCGCCGCATCCGGGGCGCGTGCGCGCGGAGCTCAACAGCCATCGTTTCGACGAGCGCAGCGTCGCATGCGCGGACTTTCAGCAAATGGCCGGCCGGATACATCGGCTATTGTTCGACGAGCAGGGCGCGCCGGCATGA
- a CDS encoding ABC transporter substrate-binding protein: protein MTRASFFGRRPLAAVLAAALAAASFLAAPAARAEGRIRIAEQFGIVYLLLNVARDQHLIEQAGRAEGVAIDVDWVKLSGGAAINDALLSGSIDIAGAGVGPLLTIWDRTHGRQNVKGVASLGNLPYYLVSNNPRVKTIADFTERDRIAVPAVTVSVQSRVLQFAAAQRWGDRAYDRLDRLTQAVPHPDAAAAIIAGGTEITAHFGNSPFQELELAGNPNAHVVLSSYDVLGGPSSSTVLYTTEKFRRDNPKTYRAFVAALSQAARYVQAHPDGAVDAYLRVNGSKADRALLLKIVNDPQVQFRIAPQNTLALARFMHRVGAIRNEPKTWRDYFFDDPATAQGS, encoded by the coding sequence ATGACACGCGCATCGTTCTTCGGGCGGCGCCCGCTCGCGGCCGTGCTGGCCGCCGCGCTCGCCGCCGCATCGTTTCTCGCCGCGCCCGCGGCCCGCGCCGAGGGGCGCATCCGAATCGCCGAGCAGTTCGGCATCGTCTATCTGCTGCTGAACGTCGCGCGCGACCAGCATCTGATCGAGCAGGCGGGGCGCGCCGAAGGCGTCGCGATCGACGTCGACTGGGTGAAGCTCTCGGGCGGAGCAGCGATCAACGATGCGCTGTTGTCCGGCTCGATCGACATCGCGGGCGCGGGCGTCGGGCCGCTACTGACGATCTGGGACCGCACACACGGCCGGCAGAACGTGAAGGGCGTCGCGTCGCTCGGCAACCTGCCGTACTACCTCGTCAGCAACAATCCGCGCGTGAAGACGATCGCCGATTTCACCGAGCGTGACCGCATTGCCGTGCCCGCGGTGACGGTGTCGGTGCAGTCGCGCGTGCTGCAGTTCGCGGCCGCGCAGCGCTGGGGCGATCGCGCGTACGATCGGCTCGACCGGCTGACGCAGGCGGTCCCGCATCCGGATGCGGCGGCCGCGATCATCGCGGGCGGCACCGAGATCACCGCGCATTTCGGCAATTCGCCGTTCCAGGAGCTGGAGCTCGCGGGCAATCCGAACGCGCACGTCGTGCTGAGCTCGTATGACGTGCTCGGCGGCCCGAGTTCGTCGACGGTGCTGTACACGACCGAGAAATTCCGCCGCGACAATCCGAAGACCTACCGCGCGTTCGTCGCGGCGCTCTCGCAGGCGGCGCGCTACGTGCAGGCGCATCCGGACGGCGCGGTCGACGCGTATCTGCGCGTGAACGGCTCGAAGGCGGACCGTGCGCTGCTGCTGAAGATCGTCAACGATCCGCAGGTGCAGTTCAGGATCGCCCCGCAAAATACGCTCGCGCTCGCGCGGTTCATGCATCGCGTCGGTGCGATCCGCAACGAGCCGAAGACCTGGCGCGATTATTTCTTCGACGATCCCGCGACCGCGCAGGGCAGTTGA
- a CDS encoding MFS family transporter gives MNDQTAVAAVTRQDVRRRVLAIVGASSGNLVEWFDFYIYSFCALYFAPAFFPNGNTTTQLLNTAGVFAAGFLMRPIGGWLFGRIADKHGRRAAMMISVLMMCGGSLVIAVLPTYAQIGALAPFLLLVARLFQGLSVGGEYGTSATYMSEVALKGRRGFFASFQYVTLIGGQLCALLVLVILQQTLSAAELKAWGWRIPFVVGAAAALISLYLRKSLDETSTSESRKAKDAGTIRGVWQHKGAFLTVVGFTAGGSLIFYTFTTYMQKYLVNTAGMHAKTASNVMTAALFVYMLMQPVFGALSDKIGRRKSMILFGTGAVIGTVPLMHALGGVTSPFAAFGLIVVALAIVSFYTSISGLIKAEMFPPEVRAMGVGLSYAVANAIFGGSAEYVALWFKSVGSESSFYWYVTVLCAISLFVSWRMRDPSREGYLRNEP, from the coding sequence ATGAATGACCAGACCGCCGTCGCCGCCGTCACGCGGCAAGACGTCCGGCGTCGCGTGCTCGCGATCGTCGGCGCATCGTCGGGCAACCTCGTCGAGTGGTTCGACTTCTACATCTACTCGTTCTGCGCGCTGTATTTCGCGCCGGCGTTCTTTCCGAACGGCAACACGACGACGCAGCTGCTCAACACGGCGGGCGTGTTCGCAGCGGGCTTCCTGATGCGTCCGATCGGCGGCTGGCTGTTCGGCCGGATCGCGGACAAGCACGGCCGCCGCGCAGCGATGATGATCTCGGTGCTGATGATGTGCGGCGGCTCGCTCGTGATCGCGGTGCTGCCGACGTATGCGCAGATCGGCGCGCTCGCGCCGTTCCTGCTGCTCGTCGCGCGGCTGTTCCAGGGCCTGTCGGTCGGCGGCGAATACGGCACGAGCGCGACCTACATGAGCGAGGTGGCGCTCAAGGGCCGCCGCGGCTTCTTCGCGTCGTTCCAGTACGTGACGCTGATCGGCGGCCAGCTCTGCGCGCTCCTCGTGCTCGTGATCCTGCAGCAGACGCTCTCGGCCGCCGAACTGAAGGCGTGGGGCTGGCGCATTCCGTTCGTCGTCGGCGCGGCGGCCGCGCTGATCTCGCTGTACCTGCGCAAGTCGCTCGACGAGACGTCGACGAGCGAGTCGCGCAAGGCGAAGGACGCCGGCACGATTCGCGGCGTGTGGCAGCACAAGGGCGCGTTCCTGACGGTGGTCGGCTTCACGGCCGGCGGCTCGCTGATCTTCTACACGTTCACGACGTACATGCAGAAGTACCTCGTCAACACTGCAGGCATGCATGCGAAGACCGCGAGCAACGTGATGACGGCCGCGCTCTTCGTCTACATGCTGATGCAGCCGGTGTTCGGCGCGCTGTCGGACAAGATCGGCCGCCGGAAGTCGATGATCCTGTTCGGCACGGGCGCCGTGATCGGCACCGTGCCGCTGATGCATGCGTTGGGCGGCGTGACGAGCCCGTTCGCGGCGTTCGGCCTCATCGTCGTCGCGCTCGCGATCGTCAGCTTCTACACGTCGATCAGCGGCCTCATCAAGGCCGAGATGTTCCCGCCCGAAGTGCGCGCGATGGGCGTCGGGCTGTCGTACGCGGTCGCCAACGCGATCTTCGGCGGCTCGGCCGAGTATGTCGCGCTGTGGTTCAAGTCGGTCGGCAGCGAATCGAGCTTCTACTGGTACGTGACCGTGCTCTGCGCGATCTCGCTCTTCGTGTCGTGGCGCATGCGCGATCCGAGCAGGGAAGGGTATCTGCGCAACGAGCCCTGA